A window of Aurantibacillus circumpalustris genomic DNA:
TTCCATCAGAAGCAGCCACTGAATAAACTGAAGGCGCAATAGGACTAACAATAGGACTAGAACCGGTAAAGGTATAAGTTGGAGGTCCTGGAGACGTCCACGTATAAGTTAGAGCACCACCAATGGCAAGCGTTGCAGGTGTTAGTGCACAAACTACGGTAGGAGTTACAATCGCAAAAACAGTTGGTAAAGGATTCGTTTGCAGTGAAAGTACTTGTGTATTAACACATGAAGAATTTGCTTTAGTAATGGTATATGTTGTAGTTCCCAAAACCGGAGTCACAATAAAATTGGCTGTGTTTACCGTTTGTGTGGCACTCGACCAGGTGTAAGAAAGAGCTCCTGTTGCAGAAAGGGTAGAAGAACCCCCAATACAAACTAAACCGGGATTTGCGGTAGGTACATTAACCGGCGTTGGATAAACCGTAACCGGCATAGTAGCAAAAGCTGTACAACTTAAAGCACTTGTTCCAATAACGGTATAAGTTGCCGTTAACGGAGGTGTGAAACCCACACCGTTAGTGATACCGCCAGAACCGCCAGACCATGCATAATTGGTTGCATTACCAGTTGCTGTAAGCGTTACACTACCACCTGCACATAAAGTAGAAGCGCTCGTTGCAGGATTAACTGTTGGAAAAGGGTGCACAGAAACAGAAGTAACTGCTGTTGTTGTTCCACAACCATTCACACCACTCACAGTATAACTAACTGCTGAAGTGGGAGAAAATACAACTCCGTTGGTTACAGGAATCGCTCCACCTGCCCAGTTGTGAACTAAAGCACCATTTGCTGTAAGCATAACTGTTTGTGTTGGACAAATACCTCCACTTGAACTGGCTGTATTGGCAACCGTTAAAACAGGTAAAGATCCATTTACGGTTATTGTAATTGCAGCAGAAGTTGTACAATTAGAAGGACTTGTTGCGGTTAAACTATAAACTGTATTAGACACAGGAGAAACAACAATTGAAGAAGAAGTAGCACCAGTACTCCATGAATAATTACTTACCGCGTTAGTTGTTAGAGTAGCTGAATTACCATTACAAATAGCATTGATACTACTGCTGGTTAAACTTGAAAGGGAAATGTTACATAACTCTGTAATAAGCACTCTACCATTTCCAGTAACATCAGGATTGGCTACAAAACCTGTTTGACCATACATGATCGTTGTAGCACTAGTTACACCACCAATGTAGGAAGAACCACCACCTCCAGCAACTCTGCCTGAAGCACCGCCATAATAACCACCACCGCCACCGGCAAGGTAGAGCGCTGTTAAAGTATTTCCGTCCCATGTCATTGCTTTACCTAATGTGGCTAATGTAAGTCCGGAGGTGTAACCCGTATTTGTTCCTCCGGCGATTTGAGACCCTCCGGTAGGCCCACCTGTTTGGTCTGGACTAAAGTATGTGCCCGTTCCTCCGGTTGAGCCACCACCATTGCCACCAATATAAGAGGTATTTCTACCTGCACCACCGCCACCAGCTACAATAGCCCTACTTGCCAAACTTGTCGAATTATCCCATAGCCCGCCTACAGTCCTCACATCCGAAGCACCGCCGCCATTTCCATAAGAGGCATTACTAGCTGGATAACCTATTCCTCCGCCATTAAATGTCCATGCATTAGCAGTTACAGCACTCGCCGGATAACCACCAAGACCTCCAACATATATATAAATTGTTTGTGTAGAAGCCAGCGTTAATATCCCTGTAGCATAGCCGCCTTTTCCATTGTATCCAGCCGTTTGTGTATAGCCATCACCACCCCACGCTTTTATGTTATAAGTACCAGTCTGAAGGGTTAAGGTTTGTACACTTCCAGTGTAATTTAAAGTGTAGGTTGTTTGTGAGAAGGCCGCAGCCGAAAATACGGTCAATCCAAGTGCAAACAATCCTTGTTTTGTGCTTGATAATAATTTATAAATGTTTCTTTTCATGATGTTTTTTTTCTTGGACTTAAATACAATAAGATGACTAAAGTTATTACATTTTACTTTAATAGACTATTGATTTTTGATAAAAATTTTCTTGTTCTGGTTTGTTCTTAGCACTTCGGATTAACACATTCTGAAAACAGTCTCCATAAAAAAACCTCCTAAATTGGAGGTTTTTTTATTTAGCTTTCTAAAGCGACTTATTTCGTCACCACAATCTTTTGATAAATCTGTAGCCCATCTATTTGTCCACTCACAAAATAAATTCCTTTTGCAAGATCACTGATGTTCACTTCATAATTATTGTTAGCTGACAAATTAATCACTCTAATAAGTTGACCAAGCTCATTCACCAAACTCAATTTTAAATCAGCGGTGCTTTGAATCGTGAACTTACCATCGTTAGGGTTTGGATAAATGGTTATTCCGTTATTTAAATGCCTTAATTCATTTAATCCAGCGCAGCTTGATATTTTCACTTGAACCGTTGCGGTACTGCTACAACCGTTATCATCTGTTCCTGTTACTGTGTAATTGGCTGCTGTACCAGTTGGAGATACCGTAATGGTTGGTCCTGTCATCGTATTATTCCAGGCGTAACTTGTAGCTCCGGCCGCTGTAATTCCAACAGATTCTTTTGTGCAAATAAGTGTTCTTGCAGGAACGGCAGTAATGGTAGGATTGTAATAAATACCCAAAGCAATGGTTTGTGTTGCAGGACAAATTAAACCAACAGAATTGCTATTGGCAGTAAGAGTGAATACAGATGCTACAGTAAGCGGCATTTGCAGAATTTGATTGGTAATTGGAGTACCGCTACCTGTATGCCAGTTGTATGTACCCAAAACTCCGTTACCCGCGGTTAGATTAATTAGTCCGCCAGAACAAGTGTTTGTGCTACCATTAATTGTAAGTGTAGGAACAAAAACGTTTACCAATACTGTTTGGGTGTTTTTACAACCTGTATTAGAGTTTGTTCCTTCAACGGTATACATAACAGCACTCGAAGTAAGTGCAATTGGATTTACAACAGCTGCCTGAGTTAAAACATTGTTGGCATTTGCATCCCAACTGTATGTGCTAGCTCCAAGAGCCGTTAAAGTGGCAGCACCGCCAGAACAGATCAAGGCTTTATTTGATGTTACCGTTAAGTTAGGTTTTGCATAAACTAAAACAACCTGACTAGCACCAGAAGTACAACCAAAAGAATTATCACCTGTTACATTATAAGCAGTAGCCGTTGTTGGTGTATCAGCAATACTAGCTCCGTTAAAAATACCACCACCGGTAGCTGTCCAAGTATAATTAATTCCACCACTTGCATTAAGATTAACGGTTTGACCTTCACACAATGAAGGTGTGCTCGCCGTAGCCGTAATTGTTGGATTTGGATTTGCATTTAAAAACACCGTGGTTGTACTAATACAAGTTCCATCAGAAGCTGCTACAGAATAAACAGTAGGCGCAATAGGACTAACAACAGGACTAGCACCAGTAAAAGTATAAGTTGGAGGTCCAGGAGATGTCCATGTATAAGTTAGCGCACCACCAATTGCAAGTGTTGCAGGTGTTAGTGCACAAACCACAGTAGGAGTTACAATCGCAAAAACAGTTGGTAAAGGATTTGTTTGCACAGAAAGTACTTGAGTGTTAACACACGAAGAATTTGCTTTTGTAATTGTATACGTTGTAGTTCCCAAAACTGGAGTGACAATAAAATTGGCTGTATTTACAGTTTGCGTAGTACTTGACCAAGTGTAAGAAAGAGCACCCGTTGCAGAAAGGGTAGAAGAACCCCCAATACAAACTATTGAAGGGTTTGATGTTGGAGGATTAACCGGTGTTGGGTAAACCGTAACCGGCATAGTAGCAAAAGCTGTACAGCTTAAAGCACTTGTTCCAATAACAGTATAGGTTGCAGTAAATGGCGGATTAAAACCAACACCATTCGTAATACCGCCAGCACCGCCAGACCAAACATAATTGGTTGCGTTACCCGTTGCAGTTAAAGTGACACTACCGCCAGCACATAAAGTAGAGGTGCTAGTTGCAGGATTAACCGTTGGAAAAGGATGAACAGAAACTGAAGTCACAGCCGTTGTTGTACCACAGCCGTTTACTCCACTCACGGTGTAACTCACTGCTGAAGTGGGAGAAAATACAACACCATTGGTTACTGGAATAGCTCCACCAGCCCAGTTGTGAACTAAAGCACCATTTGCTGTAAGCATTACTGTTTGTGTTGGACAAATTCCTCCACTTGAACTGGCGGTATTTGCAACCGTTAAAACAGGAAGAGATCCATTTACTGTTATGGTAATTGCAGCATAAGCTACACAGTTTGAAACACTGGTTGCACCTAAAGAATAAGTAGTTGTAGTTGTTGGAGAAACCACAACAGAAGAACTGCTTGCGCCTGTGCTCCACGAATAATTACTTACAGCGTTAGTTGTTAGAGTAGCTGAATTACCATTACAAATAGCATTGATACTGCTGCTGGTTAAACTTGAAAGGGAAATGTTACATAATTCAGATATTAATACTCTTCCGTCTCCAGTAACAACGGGATTGGAGACATAACCAGTTTGACCGAACGCGGCAGTTGTGCCGTTGGTTACACCTCCGATGAAGCCTGAACCGCCACTCTCACAACCGCCACCATACCAACCACCGCCGCCGCCGCCATAACTACCAGCGCTTGAGCTAGCGTCCCAACCTAGACCAAAAATCGCATTTCCACCTGAAATAGCTGAAGTTCCAGGTGTCGTCTGTGTTCCACCTGTACAACCACTTCTGGTACTATTTCCTCCTATTAATGCCCCACCGTTTCCAGGAGTAATACCTGTACAACCACCTGCACCACCCCCCGCAACGATAATAACAGCTGTTGTGTTGCTCACTAAAGAGCTTAAGACTCCTGGTGCCGTTGCAACGTGTGAAGCCCCACCGCCACCATTGAAGGAGTAACTATAGTACTTCCCATTGCCACCACCATTCCATCCACCAGGAACACTATTACTAGTTTGCGCTCCACCGGCTCCCCCAACTGCTATATATAGCGTTGTAGTGGTAAGTAATGTAAGTTTTCCAGTTGAGTATCCGCTTTTCCCTCTGTACAAGTTTGCGTCGCTATTGTGCCACCCTCCTATTGCTCCCCAACACTCTATTGAATAATTACCTGCCGGGAGGCTTATGGTTTGTGTACTTCCAGTGTAATTGAAGGTGTAGGTTGTCTGTGAGTATGCCGTAACCGAACATACGGTCAATCCAAGTGCAAACAATCCTTGTTTTGTGCTTGATAATAATTTATAAATGTTTCTTTTCATGATGTTTTTTTTCTTGGACTTAAATACAATAAGATGACTAAAGTTATTACATTTTACTTTAATAGACTATTGATTTTTGATAAAAATTTTCTTGTTCTGGTTTGTTCTTAGCACTTCGGATTAACACATTCTGAAAACAGTCTCCATAAAAAAACCTCCTAAATTGGAGGTTTTTTTATTTAGCTTTCTAAAGCGACTTATTTCGTCACCACAATCTTTTGATAAATCTGTAGCCCATCTATTTGTCCACTCACAAAATAAATTCCTTTTGCAAGATCACTGATGTTCACTTCAAGATTATTGTTAGTTGACAAATTAATCACTCTGATTAATTGACCAAGTTCATTCACCAAACTTAATTTTAAATCAACATTACTTTGAATAGTAAACTTACCATCGTTAGGATTAGGATAAATAGTTATTCTGTTATTTAAATTACTGAATTCAGATAATCCCGTACAGTTTGATATTTTCACTTGAACAGTTGCTGTATTACTACAACCGTTATCATCCGTTCCCGTTACTGTGTAATTTGCTGCAGTGCCAGTTGGAGATACTGTAATGGTTGGCCCTGTCATAGTATTGTTCCACGCATAACTTGAGCCTCCGGCCGCTGTAATTTCCACAGATTCTTTTACACAAATAAGAGTTCTTGCAGGAACAGCAGTGATTGTTGGATTAAAATAAACATCCACAGCCATGGTTTGCGTTAGTGGACAAGTTAAACCAACAGAACTAATATTCGCACTTAGCGTAAATACAGACGCTGCAGTAATTGTTACTTGAAGATTTGACGTTATATGTGAACCACCATCCCCTGTATTCCAGTTAATTATATTTGAGGAATTTAAATTAATTAAGCCTCCCGAACAAGTAATTGTACTACCATTTACACTAACCGTAGGAATGAATACATTTACTAAAACGGTTTGTGTGTTTTTACAACCTGTGGTTGAATTCGTTCCTTCAACGGTATACATAACTGCACTCGAAGTTATTGCTGTTGGATTAACAACGACGCTAGGAGTTAAAACGTTATTTGCATTTGGATCCCAACTATAAGTATTAGCTCCTATTGCTATTAAGGTTGCGCTACCACCAGAACAAACCAACGATTTATTTGATGTTACCGTTAAGCTAGGTTTTGGGTTTACCAAAACGACATGACTAGCACCAGACGAGCAACCAAAAGAATTAGTACCTGCTACATTATAAGCTGTAGCGATTGTTGGCATATCTGTAATACTGGCTCCAGTAAAAACACCACCACCCGTAGCAGTCCAGTTAAAACTTAGGCCACCACTCGCAGTAAGACTCACCGTTTCTCCTGCACAAAGAGTTGACGCGCTTGCCAAAACGGTAATCGTTGGATTCGGATTCGCATTTAAAAACACAGTGGTTGTATTAATACACGTACCGTCAGAAGCAGCTACTGAATAAACAGACGGTGCAATCGGACTTACGATTGGACTAGCACCGCTAAAGGTATAAGAAGGAGGTCCGGGAGAGGTCCATGTATAAGTAAGAGCACCTCCCACCGCAAGTGTAGCTGGGGTCAGCGCACAAACTACTGTTGGGGTCACAATCGCAAATATGGTTGGTAAAGAATTTGTTTGCATTGAAAGTACTTGAGTATTAACACATGAAGAGTTTGCTTTAGTAATAGTATACGTTGTAGTTCCCAAAACTGGAGTCACAATAAAATTAGCTGTGTTTACAGTTTGTGTGGCACTTGCCCATGTATAAGAAAGAGCTCCAGTTGCTGAAAGCGTAGAAGAGCCACCAATACAAACGATTGAAGGGTTTGAAGTCGGAGGATTGACAGGAGTTGGGTATACCGTAACAGGCATAGTTGCCGAGGCAGTGCAACTCAATGCACTTGTTCCAATAACAATATAGGTCGTGGTTAGTGCTGGAACAAAGCCAACACCGCTAGTAATAGAGCCTGTGCCTCCTGACCAAATATATGTTGTTGCGTTTCCTGCAACATTTAAAGTTACACTGCTACCTGCGCATAAAGTGGAAGCACTTGTAGATGGATTAACTGTTGGAAAAGGATGCACGGAGACAGAAGTTGCTGCTGTTGCTGTTCCACAAGCATTCATACCAGTTACCAAATAGTTGGATGCAAGTGTCGGAGAAAATACAACACCATTTGTGACAGGAGTTGTTCCACCTGTCCAAGAGTAACTTGTGGCACCACTCGCCGTTAGTGCTACTGTTGAATTAGGACAAATACCACCACTATTAGCAGTATTAACAACTGTAAGCGTTGGAACCGCCGTATAAACATTAACGGTTAGCATAGCATTCAAAACACAGTTTTGCGGACTAGTTGTTTGAAGAGTATAGGTAGTGGATACCGTTGGACTAACAGCAACAGTAGTTGCATTTGAACCCAGGAAAGAACCTACTGGTAGCCATGTATAACTCGAAATGCCACCAGCAGTAAGCGTACTTGTACCTGTGTTACAAAAACTAAGAGGTGTTCCACTAATTGTAAAAGTTGAAGCCACTGCCGATGCAGCTAAAACACAAATACGAGCCGTAGTAGTATTTTTTACAATAATACGCTTAACCATTTTACTTTGATTAGCACATGAAATACCTAAATCATTCGTAAAAAAACGTGGATTTCCAGCACCACCAATATTTGCAATAGTGCCTGTAGTTCTCGTTACTCTATCAAAACCATTATAAAAGGCTGGGGGTACAGTATTAAACCAATCATACATGGTAATACCTGTAAAAACCTGTGTTGTGTTATCCGTAAATCTAACAGTAATACTTGCTGTGGCAGCACCCTCAGTAGCAAATGCTAAGAGACTTATGCTATAACATGGCGTCGGTGTTATCAGGGTTAAAGAATCTTGCAAATTAGCTGGAATGTATAAAAGGTTTGGTGTAGTATAATTCTGAAGTTGGTAAGTTCTTGTACCAGCTGCAATTAAACCGTTATTCGGTAAGCCATATGCCGAACTAAATATAGAGCCATAAGCTGCACTATAAAGTACATAGTCGCTACCATCAATTGCACCGCCGGTGGTAGAAACAGCAGTAGTGTTTTCAGCAACGGCATCTAAAGTATAACCTGTTGTTGGAAGTGGCAGGTAGGTTTGGGCAGTGTTATTTGTCGCAATAACCAATAATAAGGATAATAGTGCTGTAATTTTTTTCATAGGATTAAATTTCATGCTATGAAAGTATGAAATCTATTTCATATATTTAAATCGATTTAGATGTTTGTTGAAAAAAACAGGGATTTCTATATAAATTTAGGAAAATTGGTCAAAATTGGCAAAAAACAATGAAAAACGGTTAAATATTGATTCATTTTAAGTGAATTTTACTTAACAACTAAAGTCAAAAAAAGCACAAAAACAAACGCTAAAAATTAGATAGATAGAATGGTAAACAAAGCAAGAAAATTTAAAACAGACAAACCTACCAGATTATACACCTTTTCATTGAGGTTCATTACAAAGACAAAAAGCGAAATACAAATTGCAAGCATTGATAAAAGTAGAACAGGGCTGGCAGAAAACAATCGATAAGCATTATTGTAACCTTCCATAAAGCCCTTAAGATTTTTTTGAAGTAAATAATCTCTTCCAATAATAAAATAAACTGCTTTATTAGGTTCTGTTATACAATCGTCAATAATCAGTTTATATAATTCTCCTTCCGTATCATAAATATCGACCTCATCTACATACAACTTGCCGTTTATTGATTTTCCTGAACCGTAATGTGTGATTGTATTTACAGCATGGTAGCCATTATAATGGCAGGGTCCTATATAACAAAAGAGTAGTTCAATAAATATAAAAAAGCATATAACATTAAAAACGTTTAAAATTTTAAACGTCTTGCTTTTTTTTAACTTACGAAGTTCTACTAGTTCTTTCTTTCGCTTGTGTGCAATAATGTGAGCAACTTCTTCTGAAGTCATTGGGTTGCGACGAGGCCTCTTATTAGGTTCACTCGTCATGCCAATTAAGTTATTTTTTTATCAATTAAATAGCTATTTCTAACTGAACTATTTCTAAGAATTAACTCTCCAATAAAACCGGCAAGAAACATCATGCTGCCAATAACCATAGAGGTTAGAGAAATGTAAAAAGAAGAACGTTGTGTCACCAGTCTAGCGGGTTGATGCGTAACAAAAGAAGTATAGATTTTAAATGCTCCCAGGTAAAAGGCTACACCAAATCCGAGTAAAAAAAGCAAGGTGCCTATCACACCAAAAAAGTGCATGGGACGTTTTCCGAATTTGGATAAAAAAGTAATCGTCAATAAATCCAAAAAGCCATTTACAAAGCGGTTCCACCCAAATTTACTCACCCCGTATTTGCGCACCTGATGTATGACTACCTTTTCTCCAATCTTTTCAAAACCAGCCGCTCGTGCCATTACAGGAATAAAACGGTGCATTTCTCCATATACCTCAATACTTTTAACTACTTTATTTTTATAAGCCTTTAAACCGCAATTCATGTCGTGCAATTGAATGCCGCTTATTTTTCGGTTTACGTAATTGTATAATTTAGAAGGAAGATTTTTTGTGAAAGCATTATCGTAACGCTTTTGTTTCCAACCACTCACCAAATCAAATCCATCCACTGTTATCATACGGTATAATTCAGGAATTTCATCAGGACTGTCCTGTAAATCAGCGTCCATGGTAATAACAACATCACCTTGAGCCATTTCAAAACCAACGTGTAATGCTGGAGACTTACCATAATTTCTCTGAAAACGGATTGCTTTTACGTTTGGATTCTTTGCTGAAATCGTTTCAACGACTGACCAGGATTTATCCTTACTCCCATCGTCTACAAAAATAATTTCGTACGAAAAATTATGTTGTTGCATGACGCGTAAAATCCACTCATGCAGTTCCGGCAAGGATTCTTCTTCGTTAAATAAAGGGATGACAATAGATAGATTCATAAAATATATTGCGTAAATAACGCAATTCATTTCTACAAATTTTGGAATTTTAATTGTAAAATAAAAATTATTGTTACTTTTGCAGCGGGTAAGTCTTTCACGACCAGCTCCTGCTGAATCCCCCAGGCTGGGAACGGAGCAAGGGTAAGTGGTTGAGCGGTGCGATGGAAGTAGCTTACCCATTTTTTATGCCCTAAAAATTGCATAAAATCAATTTTAAACCCAAAACAACTTTCATTCACTCAGTCAAACATACGTTTCACTCAAAATTTTACAGATTTTAACATTTTTTCATGGTCGTTTCAATCAAATGGTCTAAATTTGGCTAAACTTAAAAACTACCGCCGATAGAATAGACATTTACTAGCAATTAACACACGTAAAAAGCAAGTAATATCATGTCTATTCAATCATTAAATGATAACGAGTTAGTGCAACTCTATATTAGCGGAAACGAAGATTCCCTTTCCATTTTACTCCAACGTCACAAAAGAAAAATATTTTCTTCTATCATTGTTGTTGTAAAAGATCAGCAATTAGCCGAAGATATTTTTCAAGACACTTTCTTTAAAGTTATCATGACCCTTAAGAAAGGTCAATACAACGAAGAGGGTAAGTTTTTACCTTGGATTATACGCATTGCCCGAAATTTGATTATTGATCACTTTAGGCGTATAAAAAAGATGCCGCCAATGCCTGTATATATTAATGACGAAGGCGAGGAAGTGAGTGTTTTTAGTTCGCTTGCTGCTCCAAACGATGATACACAATCAGCTGAAGTAGGGAAATTCAAAAAGAGTATACGTAATTTGATAAATGAATTGCCAAACGATCAAAGAGAAGTAGTTCTTATGCGTATGTATTACGATATGAGTTTTAAAGAAATATCTGAGTTTACAGAAGTGTCCATCAATACAGCACTGGGAAGGATGCGCTACGCTTTGTTTAATCTTAAAAAAATGATTGAAGAAAGAAAAATGGATCTTGTTTTGAAGTAACCAGAGTTTATAAAATCTCTACTTTTTGTAAATCTCGCACCTACCCTATTCTCTTATCAGCATTTACCAAGTAAGTATCGTCATTGCATGCGTAGTATTATTCTATAGTTTTATTTCCGCAGAGAAGCAGTAATACACATCCCAAACATCTTTTTAACAAAAGCCATTTATTCAGCCTTAATTCTATGAAATAAGGCTTTTATTTTATACTTTTGCCCCTCAATTTTGAAGGATACTAAGGCTATAATCAAAAAGATAGCTTTGGATTAAATAAAGTTCAGTAAAAATTATAAATAGCTATATATGAAAATCTTAGTTGCCATTAGTAATGTACCCGATACCACCACAAAAATTCAGTTTACGGATGGTGATACAAAGTTTAATGCTGCCGGAGTAACCTTCGTAATCAACCCTTACGATGAGTGGTATGCACTTGTTAGAGCTTTAGAATTAAAAGAAGCGAATCTTGCTGAAAAAGTGACTATTATTCACGTTGGTTTAGCTGATAGCGATGCAACAATCCGTAAAGGATTAGCGCTTGGTGCAGATGATGCCGTGCGTATTGATTCTGAAGGGCCTGATGCACTTTTTGTTGCAGAACAAATTGCTGCCTATGCTAAAACAAATGTTTATGACTTAATACTGGTTGGAAAAGAAACGATTAATTACAACGGATCTTCTGTTGGCGGAATGATAGCAGGTGTTTTAGATCTTCCATTTGTGTCATTAGCAACAAAATTAGAGCTTGCTGCTAACAAAGCAACTATTGAACACGATATTGATGGTGGTACTCAAATTGTGGAATGTGAATTACCAATGGTTATTAGTTGTGCAAAAGGAATGGCTGAACAACGTATTCCTAACATGAGAGGGATTATGGCAGCGCGTACTAAACCTTTAACTGTAACGCCTGCAGTTGCTGCAAGTCCATTAACATCCATTAAATCATTTGCTTTAAGTCCAGGTCGTACAACCGTTAAGATGATAAGTGAAGATAATTTGGATGAGTTAGTGAATTTGCTTCACACTCAGGCTAAGGTTATATAAATTATTGATTTCTTGAATTTTTGATTTTTAGAATGGAGAATAATACAATAAATACTGAATTTGCAGATGCTTTTAAGGCGAGAACAAAAAAGCAAGCTGTAAGTATTATTAAATTTCTAAAAAACATTAAATCGAACGAGGAAATAATGGTAATCAAAAATCAACTAATTAAATGCTGTACATCTGTAGCCGCCAATTATAGAGCTGCTTGTAGAGGAAGATCAAAAGCCGATTTTATTTCAAAACTCGGAATAGTGCATGAGGAAGCGGATGAAGTGCTTTTTTGGTTAGAGTTGTTAGCTGACCTTAATTACGCGTCACCTGAACTTGAAAAATTAACAAAAGAAAGCGATGAGATTTTGAGAGTTGTGGCTAAATCTGTTGCAACATCAAGAAACAACTTAGTAAATTCAAAAAATAAGACATTAACAAATTCAAAAAATTAATAATTCTAAAATTCAACAAATAATATGTCAGTTCTAGTATTCACAGAAATAAATAAAGGCCGCGTAAAAAAAGCATCTTTAGAATGTATCAATTATGCTTCTAAAATTGCTGAATTAACCGGTTCTACAGTCACAGCTTTAGTAAACAATGCTGATGCAGCTCAGTTGGAAGAAATTGGTAAAGCAGGTGCTTCTAAAATATTATCCGTTAAGAATGATAAACTTAGCAGTGATAGCATGGCCATTAGCGCTGCCGTTGAACAAGCAGCAAAGGCTGAAAATGCAAAAGTAATTGTATTTGCTTTTGATATTGTTGGTAAAGCAGTGGCGCCAAGACTTTCTGCTAAATTAAAAGCAGGTTTAGTTGCCGGTGCGGTTGATTATCCAACTGTAAACGGTGCAGGACTTGAAGTAAAGAAAAATGTATTTTCCGGAAAAGCTACTGCATTATATAGTATTAACAGCGACATTAAAATTATTTCTCTTCTTCCAAATAGTTTCCCTGTAACTGCAGGTGAAAACAAAGCAACTGTAAGCGATTTCGCGGTAGATCTTTCTGCTGTTAATTCTAAAATTGTTGTAAAAGAAGTTAAATCTAATGATGCAGGTGGCATGACTCC
This region includes:
- a CDS encoding glycine-rich protein, giving the protein MKRNIYKLLSSTKQGLFALGLTVFSAAAFSQTTYTLNYTGSVQTLTLQTGTYNIKAWGGDGYTQTAGYNGKGGYATGILTLASTQTIYIYVGGLGGYPASAVTANAWTFNGGGIGYPASNASYGNGGGASDVRTVGGLWDNSTSLASRAIVAGGGGAGRNTSYIGGNGGGSTGGTGTYFSPDQTGGPTGGSQIAGGTNTGYTSGLTLATLGKAMTWDGNTLTALYLAGGGGGYYGGASGRVAGGGGSSYIGGVTSATTIMYGQTGFVANPDVTGNGRVLITELCNISLSSLTSSSINAICNGNSATLTTNAVSNYSWSTGATSSSIVVSPVSNTVYSLTATSPSNCTTSAAITITVNGSLPVLTVANTASSSGGICPTQTVMLTANGALVHNWAGGAIPVTNGVVFSPTSAVSYTVSGVNGCGTTTAVTSVSVHPFPTVNPATSASTLCAGGSVTLTATGNATNYAWSGGSGGITNGVGFTPPLTATYTVIGTSALSCTAFATMPVTVYPTPVNVPTANPGLVCIGGSSTLSATGALSYTWSSATQTVNTANFIVTPVLGTTTYTITKANSSCVNTQVLSLQTNPLPTVFAIVTPTVVCALTPATLAIGGALTYTWTSPGPPTYTFTGSSPIVSPIAPSVYSVAASDGTCISTTTVFLNANPNPTITVSASTPTLCEGQTVNLNATGGINYNWTATGGGVFTGASIADTPTTATAYNVTGDNSFGCTSGASQVVLVYAKPNLTVTSNKALICSGGGATLTALGASTYSWDANANNVLTQAAVVNPIALTSSAIIYTVEGTNSSTGCKNTQTVAVSVFIPTLTISGSTNTCSGGLINLNGGNGVLGTYNWHTGSGTPITNQILQIPLTVASVFTLTANSNSVGLICPATQTIALGIYYNPTITAVPARTLICVKESVEITAAGGSSYAWDNTMTGPTITVSPNGTAANYTVTGTDDNGCSSTATVQVKISSCAGLNELRHLNNGITIYPNPNDGKFTIQSTADLKLSLVNELGQLIRVINLSATNNHEVNISDLAKGIYFVSGQKDGLQIYQKIVVTK
- a CDS encoding glycine-rich protein encodes the protein MKRNIYKLLSSTKQGLFALGLTVCSVTAYSQTTYTFNYTGSTQTISLPAGNYSIECWGAIGGWHNSDANLYRGKSGYSTGKLTLLTTTTLYIAVGGAGGAQTSNSVPGGWNGGGNGKYYSYSFNGGGGASHVATAPGVLSSLVSNTTAVIIVAGGGAGGCTGITPGNGGALIGGNSTRSGCTGGTQTTPGTSAISGGNAIFGLGWDASSSAGSYGGGGGGWYGGGCESGGSGFIGGVTNGTTAAFGQTGYVSNPVVTGDGRVLISELCNISLSSLTSSSINAICNGNSATLTTNAVSNYSWSTGASSSSVVVSPTTTTTYSLGATSVSNCVAYAAITITVNGSLPVLTVANTASSSGGICPTQTVMLTANGALVHNWAGGAIPVTNGVVFSPTSAVSYTVSGVNGCGTTTAVTSVSVHPFPTVNPATSTSTLCAGGSVTLTATGNATNYVWSGGAGGITNGVGFNPPFTATYTVIGTSALSCTAFATMPVTVYPTPVNPPTSNPSIVCIGGSSTLSATGALSYTWSSTTQTVNTANFIVTPVLGTTTYTITKANSSCVNTQVLSVQTNPLPTVFAIVTPTVVCALTPATLAIGGALTYTWTSPGPPTYTFTGASPVVSPIAPTVYSVAASDGTCISTTTVFLNANPNPTITATASTPSLCEGQTVNLNASGGINYTWTATGGGIFNGASIADTPTTATAYNVTGDNSFGCTSGASQVVLVYAKPNLTVTSNKALICSGGAATLTALGASTYSWDANANNVLTQAAVVNPIALTSSAVMYTVEGTNSNTGCKNTQTVLVNVFVPTLTINGSTNTCSGGLINLTAGNGVLGTYNWHTGSGTPITNQILQMPLTVASVFTLTANSNSVGLICPATQTIALGIYYNPTITAVPARTLICTKESVGITAAGATSYAWNNTMTGPTITVSPTGTAANYTVTGTDDNGCSSTATVQVKISSCAGLNELRHLNNGITIYPNPNDGKFTIQSTADLKLSLVNELGQLIRVINLSANNNYEVNISDLAKGIYFVSGQIDGLQIYQKIVVTK